From bacterium, a single genomic window includes:
- a CDS encoding Gfo/Idh/MocA family oxidoreductase, which yields MKTIQWGVLGVAGIARRAVIPAIQRSRNGRLVAIASRTRTRAEEAARELEIRGHSSYEALLDDPQIQAVYIPLPNSLHREWTVRCAEAGKHVLCEKPLAPTPEECEDMIVACRRYRVTLMEAFMYRFHPRTEQVARIVRDGGVGEARLVRGAFTFQVREPQTNIRLRPDLGGGALYDIGCYTINLSRMILGEPDEVFACGRIGPSGVDEQVGAVLRYHGGRMALLDCALTLPRREEYEITGTEGYLRVPTAFLPGTADAEIHVTRGTERTIHTVPGTEQYQRMVEHFGDAVASGSPVSFPPDDAVRNVRVITALLDSLKSGAPRPVPG from the coding sequence GTGAAGACCATTCAGTGGGGGGTCCTCGGGGTCGCCGGCATCGCCAGGCGCGCGGTGATTCCCGCGATCCAGCGGTCGCGGAACGGCCGCCTCGTCGCCATCGCCAGCCGCACGCGGACGCGGGCCGAGGAGGCGGCGCGGGAACTCGAGATCCGCGGCCACAGCTCGTACGAGGCCCTGCTGGACGACCCGCAGATCCAGGCGGTCTACATCCCGCTGCCCAACTCCCTCCACCGCGAGTGGACGGTGCGGTGCGCGGAAGCGGGCAAGCACGTCCTGTGCGAAAAGCCGCTCGCGCCCACCCCCGAGGAGTGCGAGGACATGATCGTCGCCTGCCGCCGGTATCGGGTCACGCTCATGGAAGCGTTCATGTACCGCTTCCACCCCCGGACCGAGCAGGTCGCCCGGATCGTGCGCGACGGCGGTGTGGGCGAGGCCCGTCTCGTGCGGGGGGCGTTCACCTTCCAGGTCCGCGAGCCCCAGACCAACATCCGGCTGCGCCCCGACCTCGGCGGCGGCGCCCTCTACGACATCGGCTGCTACACGATCAATCTCAGCCGCATGATCCTGGGGGAGCCGGACGAGGTGTTTGCCTGCGGCCGCATCGGGCCGTCCGGGGTGGACGAGCAGGTCGGCGCGGTGCTGCGCTACCACGGTGGACGGATGGCGCTGCTCGACTGCGCGCTCACGCTTCCGCGGCGCGAGGAATACGAGATCACCGGCACCGAGGGCTATCTGCGCGTGCCCACCGCGTTCCTCCCGGGGACGGCGGACGCGGAGATCCACGTCACGCGGGGGACCGAGCGGACGATTCACACCGTCCCCGGCACCGAGCAGTATCAGCGGATGGTCGAGCACTTCGGCGACGCGGTCGCCTCGGGATCTCCCGTGAGTTTCCCGCCTGATGATGCCGTCCGCAACGTGCGGGTGATCACGGCGCTACTCGACTCCCTCAAGAGCGGCGCCCCCCGCCCGGTCCCGGGCTGA
- a CDS encoding MFS transporter, whose protein sequence is MTSRPQTSSALIAGWTVFTLANAQRIAIVPFFNDLRRVFHIDYTAVGGLLSAYLLGYVLAQIPAGLAADNLPTRRVTVAGLAALTVTSGLFALTGSYWVAMLLRGLMGMSAAALYSSTVKLTLGAAAHRGAAMGVLQSGAGTGMVVGLFAMPLLGETTSLRTAFLAMAAFSCVALIVAGLFLPGDGGRQPSAEPLLAQVGWIVGRRHFAYLSSCVFLGLFSAYGITAWLPTYLRNDFGFTSAASGAVAALINVALLVTAPFAGTLSDRFGTRAAVILIGFGVLVGSFSLLVMLHTAAWVAVSAALGGVGLALTLPTITTLTTEVFGIRRAGLAVSLNLAWGQIASTISGVLFGYILDATGSFTRVWVVGLAVAVLGIVPALALRRLEHTPGSGSARIGAGGSPADDPRAQ, encoded by the coding sequence GTGACCTCGCGACCTCAGACGTCGTCCGCGCTGATCGCGGGGTGGACGGTCTTTACGCTGGCCAACGCGCAGCGGATCGCCATCGTTCCGTTCTTCAACGACCTGCGCCGAGTGTTCCATATCGACTACACGGCAGTCGGGGGATTGCTGTCCGCGTACCTGCTCGGGTACGTGCTCGCACAGATTCCCGCGGGGCTGGCCGCGGACAACCTTCCCACCCGCCGTGTTACGGTGGCCGGGCTCGCGGCGCTCACGGTCACCTCAGGGCTCTTTGCGCTGACGGGCAGTTACTGGGTCGCGATGCTGCTTCGGGGTCTGATGGGGATGAGCGCGGCCGCGCTGTACTCCTCGACCGTGAAACTCACCCTGGGCGCCGCCGCACATCGCGGTGCCGCGATGGGCGTGCTGCAGTCGGGCGCGGGAACCGGGATGGTGGTCGGTCTCTTCGCGATGCCGCTTCTCGGCGAGACGACGAGCCTGCGCACGGCGTTCCTCGCCATGGCCGCGTTCTCGTGCGTCGCGCTGATTGTGGCCGGGCTATTCCTTCCCGGCGACGGCGGGCGACAGCCCAGCGCCGAACCGCTGCTCGCCCAGGTCGGCTGGATCGTCGGCCGGCGGCACTTCGCCTATTTGTCGAGCTGCGTGTTCCTGGGGCTATTCAGCGCCTACGGGATCACCGCGTGGCTGCCCACGTATCTCCGGAACGACTTCGGGTTCACGAGCGCCGCCTCCGGCGCAGTCGCCGCGCTCATCAACGTGGCCCTCCTCGTGACCGCGCCGTTTGCCGGGACGCTCTCGGACCGGTTCGGTACCCGCGCGGCGGTCATCCTGATCGGGTTTGGGGTCTTGGTGGGTTCGTTTTCGCTGCTCGTGATGCTCCACACCGCAGCGTGGGTGGCGGTCAGCGCCGCGCTCGGTGGTGTCGGGCTGGCCCTGACGCTGCCCACCATCACGACGCTCACGACGGAAGTCTTCGGGATCCGTCGGGCCGGCCTTGCCGTGTCCCTCAACCTGGCGTGGGGCCAAATCGCCTCGACGATCTCAGGCGTCCTGTTTGGCTACATTCTCGACGCCACCGGCAGCTTCACCCGGGTCTGGGTCGTGGGGCTGGCGGTGGCCGTTCTCGGGATTGTGCCCGCGCTGGCACTGCGCCGTCTCGAGCACACGCCGGGATCTGGATCCGCCCGCATCGGCGCCGGCGGCTCTCCGGCTGATGATCCGAGGGCTCAGTGA
- a CDS encoding D-2-hydroxyacid dehydrogenase — protein MQTSTARPVLIASYFEPEYAEQIARIEGVRVIYEPALLPPPAYPCDHHFGSIRRSPEDEQRWRGYLHEAEVLFDLDYTNLDHLAALIPNVRWIQASSAGIGPMLVRTGLIDTSITFTTASGVHGVPLAEFVAMALLWFAKGGPQIIRDQADRRWRRTCARELRGSTVGIVGLGGVGREVARTCRALGLRVIATKRTAGGAPDEDGVDALVPIAQLRAMLNEVDALVLACPHTPETQGLIGRAELAAMKPDAMVINIARGAVVDEPALIEALQSGRLGGAALDVAAKEPLPRDSPLWGLPNVLISPHSASTVTIENARLTDLFCENLRRYLRGAPLRNVFDRTRLY, from the coding sequence GTGCAGACCTCGACAGCCCGACCCGTATTGATCGCGTCGTACTTCGAGCCGGAATACGCGGAGCAGATCGCCCGGATCGAGGGGGTCCGCGTCATCTACGAGCCGGCTCTGCTGCCGCCCCCGGCGTATCCGTGCGACCATCACTTCGGCTCGATCCGGCGGAGCCCCGAGGACGAACAGCGGTGGCGGGGGTACCTGCACGAGGCCGAGGTGCTGTTCGACCTCGACTACACGAACCTCGACCACCTGGCGGCCCTGATCCCCAACGTCCGATGGATCCAAGCGTCGAGCGCCGGGATCGGACCGATGCTCGTCCGAACGGGCCTCATCGACACCTCGATCACGTTCACGACGGCGAGCGGCGTCCACGGCGTTCCGCTCGCCGAGTTCGTCGCGATGGCGTTGCTCTGGTTTGCGAAGGGCGGCCCGCAGATCATCCGCGATCAAGCCGACCGCCGGTGGAGGCGCACCTGCGCCCGCGAGCTGCGCGGCTCCACGGTGGGAATCGTCGGCCTGGGGGGAGTCGGCCGCGAGGTGGCGCGGACCTGCCGCGCGTTGGGCCTTCGCGTCATCGCGACGAAGCGGACCGCGGGGGGCGCCCCGGACGAGGACGGCGTGGACGCGCTCGTCCCCATCGCACAACTCCGCGCGATGCTCAACGAGGTTGACGCGCTCGTCCTGGCCTGCCCCCACACCCCCGAAACGCAAGGGCTGATCGGCCGGGCCGAGCTCGCGGCGATGAAGCCTGATGCGATGGTGATCAACATCGCGCGCGGGGCCGTCGTCGACGAACCGGCGCTGATCGAAGCGCTCCAAAGCGGCCGGCTCGGAGGGGCGGCTCTCGATGTGGCGGCGAAGGAACCGCTGCCACGAGACAGTCCGCTGTGGGGCCTCCCCAACGTGCTCATCAGCCCTCACTCCGCGAGCACCGTGACGATCGAGAACGCGAGGCTGACCGACCTCTTCTGCGAGAACCTCCGCCGGTATCTCCGCGGAGCGCCGCTGCGCAACGTGTTCGACCGGACACGGCTCTATTGA
- a CDS encoding ABC transporter permease codes for MAESATRPGAIAAPGRPRRSLALEAGRRLLRSRSAVVGGALLLAIGLSILLAPALSPYDPIKTNQRDPLEPPSVAHLMGTDRFGRDILSRVLWGGRISLAVGVVSVGIAACSGVVLGLAAGYYGRRVDAVIMRLTDLLLAFPGILLALAIIATLGSSLPNLMIAVGIAAIPEYIRITRGTVLGLVEQEYVLAARVVGCRDDAVIFKHILPNVTAPLIVLATLGTAGAIITGSALSFLGLGIRPPAPEWGNMLAEGREFLRYAWWVAFFPGLAIMLAVLAINLLGDGLRDALDPRLRL; via the coding sequence TTGGCTGAGTCCGCGACGCGGCCGGGGGCGATCGCGGCGCCGGGGCGGCCCCGGCGCTCGCTTGCCCTCGAGGCCGGGCGGCGTCTGCTCCGCAGCCGGAGCGCGGTCGTCGGCGGCGCCCTCCTCCTGGCGATTGGCCTCTCGATCCTGCTCGCCCCGGCCCTCAGCCCCTACGATCCCATCAAGACGAATCAGCGAGATCCTCTAGAACCGCCCAGCGTCGCCCACCTCATGGGCACCGACCGGTTTGGACGGGATATCCTCTCCCGCGTCCTCTGGGGCGGCCGGATCTCGCTCGCGGTCGGGGTCGTCTCGGTGGGCATCGCCGCGTGCTCCGGCGTCGTGCTGGGGCTCGCGGCCGGGTACTATGGGCGGCGGGTCGATGCGGTCATCATGCGCCTTACCGACCTCCTGCTGGCGTTTCCAGGCATCCTCCTCGCCCTCGCCATCATCGCGACGCTGGGAAGCAGTCTGCCCAACTTGATGATCGCGGTGGGGATCGCGGCCATCCCCGAATATATTCGCATCACCCGCGGGACCGTGCTCGGCCTGGTGGAACAGGAGTATGTGCTCGCCGCGAGGGTGGTGGGGTGCCGCGACGACGCGGTCATCTTCAAACACATCCTGCCGAACGTCACCGCGCCGCTGATCGTGCTCGCGACGCTTGGGACGGCGGGGGCCATCATCACCGGATCGGCGCTCAGCTTTCTCGGACTGGGCATCCGCCCGCCGGCGCCCGAGTGGGGGAACATGCTCGCGGAAGGGCGCGAGTTTCTCCGCTACGCGTGGTGGGTGGCATTCTTCCCGGGGCTCGCGATCATGCTGGCGGTGCTCGCGATCAATCTCCTCGGCGACGGCCTGCGGGACGCGCTCGATCCGCGGCTGCGCCTGTAG